GGGAATTCGATATGTCTTTATCTGCTTACGCGGCACAAGACTGACGATGTGAATATGAGTTCGGTGTGGGAATGTTCGCGTAACGATATTGCGTCGAATATCTCAGTCTTTGTCGCTGCCGGTGCAGTTTGGTTCTTTCAGTCGGGCTGGCCGGACATCATCATAGCCCTCGCATTGGTTTGCCTATTCTTACGCTCCGCTTTCCGCGTCTTTTCAGGTGCAAAACGCGAACTACGGAGTGCATAGATTGAGCTTTCTACACTCAAACCTAAACGCCGTGTTTCCTACGGATATTTCGCCTCTGCCAAATTAAAAACTCACTTTGATTCCCGTTTGCACGAGACGCGACCTGAGGGCAGCAATCCACGCGTACGGTCAACGATGTATATCCGGTCGAGCAAGTTCTTGCCCGTAACGAAAAATGTCGTCTTCCATTTCTCGACACGGTAGTTTGCCGTCGCGTTCCAATAAGTTTGGCTTGGTATCGCTCCAAGCTGGCCATTCGAGTTCGGGTTAACCGCGTTCAAATCGTCGCCGAACTGGCGCCCGATGTAAACGTTTTCCACAAAAGCATCGAAACCGCGGGGATGCGAATAGCCGATGCTTGTCGTCATAAGGACACGCGGTGCATACGGAAGGCGATTCTCAGTGATCGAACAACTGGTTACCGAGACCCGCCTGGTCGTCGGGCAGTACACACTAAGTGTTGCCGAACTGGTGATAGAGCTTAGGCGCATGCCACGGAACTCCGCCGTCGGCAAAAAGGTATAGGCGGTTCGTAGGTAAAGATTATGGGGGCTACGAAAAACAGAGCCGGAATCGATCTGCCCCGTAAATTCAAACCCCTGCTGTAGTGTGGCTCCGCCGTTTGTGAAGGCCGCCCCGCCAGCGATCGAAGCCGCGACAATCTGATTCTGATAATCGTTGCGGAAAAATGCGGCGGACAATTCGGTTCCTCTGAGTGGTCGAGTTCGCACTCCGACCTCATAGTTCCAACTCAATTCTGAATCAAGCTCGATCACGCCGCCAGAATTTGTTACGACGTCCTCTACTCTGGGAGGGGAAAACCCTCGATGAACGCCGGCAAATACCGTAGTGTTCTTAACACCCGAGTAGGCAATACCGAAACCCGGAATCATCTCGGTCACGGTTGTTTCACCGGTCGCCCCCGCTCCGTTGTTAGCGAGACGATTCGTTCGGCTAAATACGACGCGCTCAAAACGTACGCCCGGGGTCAATGCGAGGTTCTTCCACGTAAAGCGATGTTGAATAAATCCGGATTGAGCGAAAGCTTTACGCTCGTTGTTTTCAGCAATAGTGCCGTCGCGCGATGTTGGAAGGTCGCCATTTCGCTGGATCCGTTCCTGATCCTCGCCATGAATTCGAAAACCGACGACAAGTTCATTCGCAACTGATCCGAAATTGAAGTTTGTGGTCAACCGCGTCTCGACGCCCTGAGTAAGATAATCGCGAAGCCTTCC
The sequence above is a segment of the Acidobacteriota bacterium genome. Coding sequences within it:
- a CDS encoding cation transporter, which produces GNSICLYLLTRHKTDDVNMSSVWECSRNDIASNISVFVAAGAVWFFQSGWPDIIIALALVCLFLRSAFRVFSGAKRELRSA
- a CDS encoding TonB-dependent receptor, with the protein product MQLNARNALTGKFTVFREDSNLTYTGATEAEFAADPRGNIFKNDVFYGRRSGFSLQHAAVLTSKINLTTSFYSNYFSRDWWRQSSNSSQRPNRLNVDPDCLSLAALNTTCGNEGRLRDYLTQGVETRLTTNFNFGSVANELVVGFRIHGEDQERIQRNGDLPTSRDGTIAENNERKAFAQSGFIQHRFTWKNLALTPGVRFERVVFSRTNRLANNGAGATGETTVTEMIPGFGIAYSGVKNTTVFAGVHRGFSPPRVEDVVTNSGGVIELDSELSWNYEVGVRTRPLRGTELSAAFFRNDYQNQIVAASIAGGAAFTNGGATLQQGFEFTGQIDSGSVFRSPHNLYLRTAYTFLPTAEFRGMRLSSITSSATLSVYCPTTRRVSVTSCSITENRLPYAPRVLMTTSIGYSHPRGFDAFVENVYIGRQFGDDLNAVNPNSNGQLGAIPSQTYWNATANYRVEKWKTTFFVTGKNLLDRIYIVDRTRGLLPSGRVSCKRESK